The Lepidochelys kempii isolate rLepKem1 chromosome 5, rLepKem1.hap2, whole genome shotgun sequence genome window below encodes:
- the LOC140912116 gene encoding interferon beta-like: protein MTTRCLLHICLILLFSTEISSQLCTMLHFQQNKVNKESLELLEKVSGNLPSQCINERAAFKPTQDVLQLPVSQKENAKVAIQEILQEIFNIFSKNLTQSAWDGASIVRFQNGLYQQIQRLEACLRAQTEKGLTNPESQDLQITSRRVKKYFQGIDAFLKEKQYSLCAWEIIRVEIPRCFVLIDKLTRRLSN, encoded by the coding sequence ATGACCACCAGGTGTTTGCTGCACATTTGCCTCATACTGCTCTTCTCCACTGAAATCTCATCTCAGCTCTGTACCATGCTTCACTTCCAGCAGAACAAAGTGAACAAAGAGAGCTTGGAGCTTCTGGAGAAAGTGAGCGGAAATCTCCCCTCACAATGCATAAATGAAAGGGCAGCTTTCAAACCCACCCAGGATGTCCTCCAACTCCCAGTGTCCCAGAAGGAGAATGCCAAGGTGGCAATTCAAGAGATCCTCCAAGAGATCTTCAACATCTTTAGCAAAAACCTTACCCAAAGTGCTTGGGATGGGGCTTCCATAGTCAGGTTCCAAAATGGCCTTTACCAGCAAATTCAGCGGCTGGAGGCATGTTTGAGAGCACAGACAGAGAAAGGCTTAACCAACCCAGAAAGTCAGGACCTCCAGATCACCAGTCGGagagtgaaaaaatactttcaggggatagatgctttcctgaaagaaaagcaaTACAGCCTGTGTGCCTGGGAGATCATTCGCGTGGAAATACCCAGATGTTTTGTACTGATTGACAAACTCACTCGAAGGCTGAGTAACTAA
- the LOC140911962 gene encoding interferon beta-like codes for MISRSLLQFCLMLHFSSEISCLDCNRLHVLQTRMNSESLEHLEKMGSNFPFQCLNEGIAFKPRDILKLQLSHQENAKVAIQQILQELFHIFNNNLTQAAWNGTSIKEFQNGLHQQIEKLEMCLSAEMEKEVTYPGNETLLLTSLKLKRFFQTIEDFLKEKQYSRCAWEIIRVEIPRCFLMLNKLTKRLENEARDASSNDAMKTAE; via the exons ATGATCAGCAGGAGTTTGCTGCAATTTTGCCTCATGCTGCACTTCTCCAGTGAAATTTCATGTCTGGACTGTAACAGGCTGCATGTTCTACAAACCAGAATGAACAGCGAGAGTTTAGAGCATCTGGAGAAAATGGGTAGCAACTTTCCCTTCCAATGTCTAAATGAAGGGATAGCTTTCAAGCCCAGAGATATCCTCAAGCTCCAACTGTCCCACCAAGAGAATGCCAAGGTAGCCATCCAGCAGATCCTCCAAGAGCTCTTCCATATCTTTAACAACAATCTCACCCAAGCTGCCTGGAATGGGACTTCCATAAAGGAATTCCAAAATGGACTTCACCAGCAGATTGAGAAACTGGAGATGTGTTTGAGTGCTGAGATGGAAAAGGAGGTAACCTACCCAGGAAATGAGACCCTCCTGCTCACCAGCCTCAAACTGAAGAGATTCTTCCAGACAATAGAGGatttcctgaaagaaaagcaaTACAGCCGGTGTGCCTGGGAGATCATCCGTGTGGAAATACCCAGATGTTTCCTCATGCTCAACAAACTCACCAAGAGACTTGAAAATGAAG CACGTGATGCTTCCAGTAATGATGCTATGAAAACAGCTGAATGA